In one Balaenoptera ricei isolate mBalRic1 chromosome 20, mBalRic1.hap2, whole genome shotgun sequence genomic region, the following are encoded:
- the CA4 gene encoding carbonic anhydrase 4 isoform X2: MSLRWSQTRDQVWDGGGARQEDAASALKDRGSHWCYQNQVKPSNYTCLGPDQWGDSCQNDRQSPINIVTAKTLLDPNLGPFSFSGYDKKQKWAVQNNGHSVMVLLGDEASIAGGGLTARYRAKQLHLHWSKVMDWGSEHSFDGDRFAMEIHMVHEKEKGTSRNTNKNQDPKDEIAVLAFMVEAGSKNVNFQPLVQALSDIPSPNMNTTLKDISLFDLLPKKEKLRHYFRYLGSLTTPGCDEKVVWTVFREPIQLHEDQILAFSQKLYYDNEKKLQMTDNVRPLQPRGPRQVFRSQAPGRLLPLPLPTLLTLALTCLTAGFLR; this comes from the exons ATGTCGCTACGCTGGTCCCAAACCAGAGACCAGGTGTGGGACGGGGGAGGAGCGAGGCAGGAGGACGCCGCCTCTGCGCTGAAGGACAGGG GGTCACACTGGTGCTACCAGAATCAAGTCAAGCCCTCCAACTACACCTGCTTGG gGCCGGACCAGTGGGGCGATAGCTGCCAGAATGACCGCCAGTCTCCCATCAACATCGTCACTGCCAAGACACTGCTGGACCCAAACCTGGGACCCTTCTCCTTCTCCGGCTACGACAAGAAGCAAAAGTGGGCCGTGCAAAACAATGGCCACTCAG TGATGGTGTTGCTGGGGGACGAGGCCTCGATTGCTGGAGGAGGACTGACCGCCCGGTACCGGGCCAAGCAGCTGCACCTACACTGGTCCAAGGTGATGGATTGGGGCTCGGAGCATAGCTTCGACGGGGATCGCTTTGCCATGGAG ATACACATGGTacatgagaaagaaaaggggacaTCGAGGAACACGAACAAGAACCAGGACCCCAAAGATGAGATCGCAGTGCTGGCCTTCATGGTGGAG GCCGGATCCAAGAATGTTAACTTCCAGCCCCTGGTGCAGGCGCTGTCTGACATCCCCAGTCCCA ATATGAACACCACGCTGAAAGACATCAGCCTCTTCGACCTGCTCCCcaagaaggagaaactgaggcactacTTCCGCTACCTGGGCTCGCTCACCACACCAGGCTGCGATGAGAAGGTGGTCTGGACCGTGTTCCGGGAGCCCATTCAGCTCCACGAGGACCAG ATCCTGGCATTCTCTCAGAAGCTGTATTATGACAACGAGAAGAAGCTGCAAATGACAGACAATGTCAGGCCCCTGCAGCCCCGGGGGCCGCGCCAGGTTTTCAGGTCCCAGGCCCCGGGACGGCTGCTGCCCTTGCCACTGCCCACCCTGCTGACCCTCGCGCTCACCTGCCTGACAGCAGGCTTCCTCCGATGA
- the CA4 gene encoding carbonic anhydrase 4 isoform X1, translating into MAWALPARNLSQPPPLTGCAPLKHWGFLTGSCRGSGLPPPFHLLGNLRLESDQAVHRRPQTICCQGERRGEGHRPLQSPRPSQELLRLCPGHLRVSLSWFSGFLPPPGVGGWGSHWCYQNQVKPSNYTCLGPDQWGDSCQNDRQSPINIVTAKTLLDPNLGPFSFSGYDKKQKWAVQNNGHSVMVLLGDEASIAGGGLTARYRAKQLHLHWSKVMDWGSEHSFDGDRFAMEIHMVHEKEKGTSRNTNKNQDPKDEIAVLAFMVEAGSKNVNFQPLVQALSDIPSPNMNTTLKDISLFDLLPKKEKLRHYFRYLGSLTTPGCDEKVVWTVFREPIQLHEDQILAFSQKLYYDNEKKLQMTDNVRPLQPRGPRQVFRSQAPGRLLPLPLPTLLTLALTCLTAGFLR; encoded by the exons ATGGCCTGGGCCCTGCCAGCCAGGAATCTCTCTCAGCCGCCCCCTCTCACAGGCTGTGCTCCCCTTAAGCACTGGGGCTTTCTGACTGGGAGCTGCCGAGGGTCCGGCCTTCCTCCCCCATTTCATCTCCTAGGGAACCTGAGGCTGGAGAGTGACCAGGCTGTACATCGACGTCCTCAGACCATCTGCtgccagggagagaggaggggagagggtcaTAGGCCCCTTCAGAGTCCCAGACCCAGCCAGGAGCTGCTGAGACTTTGCCCAGGACATCTTCGGGTTTCGCTGAGCTGGTTTTCaggattcctccctccccctggagTGGGAGGGTGGG GGTCACACTGGTGCTACCAGAATCAAGTCAAGCCCTCCAACTACACCTGCTTGG gGCCGGACCAGTGGGGCGATAGCTGCCAGAATGACCGCCAGTCTCCCATCAACATCGTCACTGCCAAGACACTGCTGGACCCAAACCTGGGACCCTTCTCCTTCTCCGGCTACGACAAGAAGCAAAAGTGGGCCGTGCAAAACAATGGCCACTCAG TGATGGTGTTGCTGGGGGACGAGGCCTCGATTGCTGGAGGAGGACTGACCGCCCGGTACCGGGCCAAGCAGCTGCACCTACACTGGTCCAAGGTGATGGATTGGGGCTCGGAGCATAGCTTCGACGGGGATCGCTTTGCCATGGAG ATACACATGGTacatgagaaagaaaaggggacaTCGAGGAACACGAACAAGAACCAGGACCCCAAAGATGAGATCGCAGTGCTGGCCTTCATGGTGGAG GCCGGATCCAAGAATGTTAACTTCCAGCCCCTGGTGCAGGCGCTGTCTGACATCCCCAGTCCCA ATATGAACACCACGCTGAAAGACATCAGCCTCTTCGACCTGCTCCCcaagaaggagaaactgaggcactacTTCCGCTACCTGGGCTCGCTCACCACACCAGGCTGCGATGAGAAGGTGGTCTGGACCGTGTTCCGGGAGCCCATTCAGCTCCACGAGGACCAG ATCCTGGCATTCTCTCAGAAGCTGTATTATGACAACGAGAAGAAGCTGCAAATGACAGACAATGTCAGGCCCCTGCAGCCCCGGGGGCCGCGCCAGGTTTTCAGGTCCCAGGCCCCGGGACGGCTGCTGCCCTTGCCACTGCCCACCCTGCTGACCCTCGCGCTCACCTGCCTGACAGCAGGCTTCCTCCGATGA
- the CA4 gene encoding carbonic anhydrase 4 isoform X3, whose translation MRLLPALLVLAAAWPWARAGSHWCYQNQVKPSNYTCLGPDQWGDSCQNDRQSPINIVTAKTLLDPNLGPFSFSGYDKKQKWAVQNNGHSVMVLLGDEASIAGGGLTARYRAKQLHLHWSKVMDWGSEHSFDGDRFAMEIHMVHEKEKGTSRNTNKNQDPKDEIAVLAFMVEAGSKNVNFQPLVQALSDIPSPNMNTTLKDISLFDLLPKKEKLRHYFRYLGSLTTPGCDEKVVWTVFREPIQLHEDQILAFSQKLYYDNEKKLQMTDNVRPLQPRGPRQVFRSQAPGRLLPLPLPTLLTLALTCLTAGFLR comes from the exons ATGCGGCTGCTACCGGCGCTCCTGGTCCTCGCCGCCGCCTGGCCCTGGGCCCGCGCAG GGTCACACTGGTGCTACCAGAATCAAGTCAAGCCCTCCAACTACACCTGCTTGG gGCCGGACCAGTGGGGCGATAGCTGCCAGAATGACCGCCAGTCTCCCATCAACATCGTCACTGCCAAGACACTGCTGGACCCAAACCTGGGACCCTTCTCCTTCTCCGGCTACGACAAGAAGCAAAAGTGGGCCGTGCAAAACAATGGCCACTCAG TGATGGTGTTGCTGGGGGACGAGGCCTCGATTGCTGGAGGAGGACTGACCGCCCGGTACCGGGCCAAGCAGCTGCACCTACACTGGTCCAAGGTGATGGATTGGGGCTCGGAGCATAGCTTCGACGGGGATCGCTTTGCCATGGAG ATACACATGGTacatgagaaagaaaaggggacaTCGAGGAACACGAACAAGAACCAGGACCCCAAAGATGAGATCGCAGTGCTGGCCTTCATGGTGGAG GCCGGATCCAAGAATGTTAACTTCCAGCCCCTGGTGCAGGCGCTGTCTGACATCCCCAGTCCCA ATATGAACACCACGCTGAAAGACATCAGCCTCTTCGACCTGCTCCCcaagaaggagaaactgaggcactacTTCCGCTACCTGGGCTCGCTCACCACACCAGGCTGCGATGAGAAGGTGGTCTGGACCGTGTTCCGGGAGCCCATTCAGCTCCACGAGGACCAG ATCCTGGCATTCTCTCAGAAGCTGTATTATGACAACGAGAAGAAGCTGCAAATGACAGACAATGTCAGGCCCCTGCAGCCCCGGGGGCCGCGCCAGGTTTTCAGGTCCCAGGCCCCGGGACGGCTGCTGCCCTTGCCACTGCCCACCCTGCTGACCCTCGCGCTCACCTGCCTGACAGCAGGCTTCCTCCGATGA